CACGCATTCTTATATATACTTgcatacataaatatatagTAAGCACATACCAAAAAGAGAACGTAATGCTTCAAATTACAAGTATTAATTACTGGTTCACAGTATGCTTTGAACATATGTGCAGAAACACTGGAATGAAGGTGATTATAGACCTACATGCTGTCAATGGTTCCCAAAGCGGCAATGGTCACAGTGGAACAAGAGATGGCTTTCAGGAATGGGGAGATGAACATATAGACGAGACTGTGGAAGTTATAGATTCTTAGCATCAAGGTTAATTTTATGTATATGGCATGTCATCAATTACATTGCTAAACTGTAAATTGAGCACCAAATGAGGTGGTGCAGTGGGAAACTAGTTTTATAACTTAAAATGCTAAACGTACAATGATCAatccatatatattttgtagaaGTAATTTTGTTATAGTAAGCTTAGATTTGTCTAACAATTTATATTCTGTACGTGCAGATTTGCTAATCACCCAGCTCTTGCAGCCATTGAGTTGCTGAATGAGCCTCGAACACCAGGTGTGACTCTAGACTCTAGAGAACCTAAAAAGGTATTACAGAGCAGGTTATGCTGCAGTGAGGAAGTACGATCAAAATGCCTATGTGATCCTGTCAAACCGATTGGGATCACCATCAGACCCAACGGAGCTTCTCCAATTTGCTCAAAGCTTCAAGAATGTAGTTATAGATGTGCATTACTAGTGTGTATGATCCAGTGACCTTCAGTCACTTGACTCCAAAAGATAATATCGATTACATCTACAGACAACGAAGTTCTGACCTCTCAACTCCGGTTACTCCCAAtaaagaagaacaaagatgATGCTCTTATAAGGCCTCGAATTGCTCGGTGTTGGGGAGGATTTATGAGGATATCAGGTTGTTGCTACGGCCTAATGCTATTCGAGTGCCTATGTCCAGCACGGTGCTAATGGAGCAGCTCATTCCCTGGCTGCTTTTGGAAACCTCTTACTACAGagactttcttttcttttgttcctTCTTTTGCTATGGCTGCTATAGCAGCTGACTATCCTATTATGTAATCCCTTTGTTATTCTCAATAATATTATTGACCTCTTtgattcaagaaaaaaaaaatgatgctCTCATAGTTCAATAGGGCAAATAATGTTAAACTGTGAAGTAACATGTCTATGTTATTGTGTGCTGTAGGCTATAGCCACCATGTATTTTAGTGGCACCATCTTTGTTTAATTTGTATCTGCAAGAACCCAGACCATATTAGAGCATTTGATAAGATTTAGTCATTTTGTTCAACAGTACCTGATGCGCAACTAATAGAATACCCCCAAGAACTTCAAAATTTAATGTCTTTGCTGATAATTGCTTACCAATTAATGAACACTTAAGACTTGTCTTACTTCTACATTCTTCAAAAAGATCTCAAAATGTTCAACATAATTGCTTTCATCTCCCCAGCAAAAGGCATGAACATAATAACATCAATGACAATTAGAAGATGTGAAGGAGCAACAATGTctagagaagaagatatacaATGAGGCAACCCGTTCAATCATCATCAAGGACATACGATCCACGGCTACAAATCTCTTATTCTAGTTggagtttttactttttatattcAAAATCCTGAAGAGTAGTATGGACACATTTTATAATTTAGTGAAGTAATTGACACCAAACTTCAAACTAATTAACTTGACAGCCTGCATGTTATAGATGAAGTGGCTTGTTACAGATGGATACTCCATAAGATGAGCGGAAATGTCAGAAGCAATGGCAAAACATTAAGCATCTGTCTGTATCCAACACTGCAACTTGGCCTCAATGCATAGCAGCCATGCTATGTGAGACTTCATTTACCAGTGTCCACTGGTGTGCGCGTGTGGCAGCTAACCTAAACCTAAAGGCACCTTCTATATGGCTTTCAATTACCGGAACTCTATGTAAACCCATGCTTTCAGAAATTCTAGCTGAATGTTCTAACTTCTAACTAAATTCCGGCAGCCCCATGGTGTCCCCATCCTTAACTTATAGACTTGAAGTGGTACCAAGTCAAGTCAATTAGTTTGAACAGCATACTTACTACTGAAAATGCTCTAACTCTGCCAAACTTCTGCTACTATAAATGTAACTGaggtcttttcatttctcattgaAATATAGAAAGATGGCATACTATAATATCTACACTGTTTTGTCTCTTTACTTGTTATGTTTTGCTTCTCTTTCATCAGCACAGAACTTGGAGTTGCCATTAAAATCTGTCAATCTTGGGAATTGGCTTGTTATAGAGAGCTGGATGAAGCCTTCTCTTTTTGATGGAATACCTAACAGAGATCTTTTGGTATAGTAGTTGCTGCTAGCTAGTAGTGTTTTGTCTTTGTTTGTTCCAGACTTCCAGTTCTTTAATTTGAagcttttggttttgattatgtATTAAAAGGATGGGACAGCGGTGCAGTTGAAGTCTACAAAGTTTCAGAAATATCTGGCTGCAGAAAATGGGGGTAattctattgttgttgttaatCGCACTTCAGACTCTGACTGGGAACTTTCAGGGTGAGCTCTCCAGATCATTGGTAACACTTGGCTCTTTATATATGTACTTCCCTCGCATCAAGTGATTTTCTTCATGTGTATCAAATGCAGCTGTGGAGAATCAATGAAAATTCTTTCAACTTTCGAGTATCAAACAAGCAATTTGTGGGATTGTCACGCCAGGGAACCAACATGATAGTAGCAATGAGAGATGCACCTGGTGACACTGAAACATTTCGAATTGTAAGGAAAGATGGCGACCCAAATAGGATTCGCATCCAAGCATCCAATGGTTTATTTCTCCAGGTACTTTTTCATTCTGGTAGCCTCAGCTAGAAAATTGAGTTTTTATCAGATAATGTGTGATTAGGCCAGGTCATGTGTTGACACTATTGGAAAGACAAAATTGTGAATATTCCATGAACCATGAATTAGTGACAAAATTTCAATCTTACCGGCACATCTAAAGGTTGATAAAAGAGTAATTAGAAAATGAATGACAGAAGCTTTTGTTATGATTAGGCGAAATCAGAGACGGTACTCACTGCAGATTAAAGTGGCTCAGGCTGGGAAGACAGTAATCCATCAGTCTTTATTATGACAATTCTAGGCTCTTTAGGAGGTGAATACCAAATCTCAAATGGTTATGCTCCGGCTAAAGCTGCACAAGTCTTGCAGGTAATATACATcttaataaaaagaaaaacagaactAATCTGATGTAACTCAATTGTTTAGACAGATTGTAGAACACAGAAATCATAAACATATTGTTGTCGAACGTTCAGCCTTCATATGCTTAATACACAGGACCACCGGAACTCTTACATCACCAAAGAGGATTTCAAATTCCTGGCATCCACTGGCTTGAATGCTGTGAGGATCCCAGTTGGATGGTGGATTGCATATGATCCAACACCTCCTAAGCCTTATGTCGGCGGATCATTGCGAGCCTTGGACAATGCTTTCATTTTGGGTACTGGCAAATCATTAAAATTTATAAGCATATAAACCAActaaaatatgtaaacatgGTAATCAGAAAGCAAAATGCTTCAAACTagtgtgattattgttttaTTCCTTTCATATGCAGAAGATATGGTTTGAAGGTGATTATAGATCTACATGCAGTTCGAGATTCCCAGGACGGTATGGATCACAGTTCAACAAGAGATGGGTATCTGGAATTTGGAGATTCCAGCATACAGGAGACTGTGAAAGTTATAGATTTCCTAGCAGCAAGGTTTAATGTCGTCAAATTTTTCATACGAAAATCTTACAAAACACACACAATTATATTCTAGCCGGACTCCCAATGTGCAGATATGCTAAAAATCCAACTCTGGCAGCAATTGAGTTAATAAACGAGCCTTGGGCGTTTAGATATCCTCAAAAGGTATTACAAAGCTGGCTATGATGCAGTAAGGAAGTACACCTCAAGCGCATATGTGATCCTATCAAACCGTTTGGGACCTGCTGATCCAAGAGAGCTCCTCTCATTTGCCCAAGGCCTCAGTAAGGTAGTCATAGATGTGCATTACTACAGCCTGTATGTTGACATGTTCAATCGTTTTAATGTGCAACAACACATCGATTTCATCTACAAACAACGAGCTTCTGATCTCGCTGCAGTGACCGTTTCCAATGGACCACTGACTTTTGTTGGTAAGACATGATTAAAGCAATCAGTAATTGCCAATCTATgatcattttgttttctttttctttacaaaaaccaaattcacaataCAAAGGCATGGTAAGCTACATTGGTTGAGACTGAGCTCTGTACTTTGTCCTATTGATCTACAGGGGAATGGGTTGCAGAATGGCCAATCAATGGAGCATCTATGCAAGACTACCAGAGATTTGCCAAAGCACAACTAGATGTCTACGGCCGTGCCACTTTTGGATGGGCATACTGGTCTTACAAGTGTCAGCACAATCACTGGAGCCTCAAATGGATGATTGAGAATAACTATATAAAACTCAATTAGCTTAGTATATAATCTGGAATAAAGCTGATAAAATTCAGCTGTCTTTGGACtctattacataaaatgagGATAGAAATTTATGTGGTTTTAAATGCTAATAACCAAGTAATCTTATACTGAACCTAAAAACTTTCTCTTCCTATGGAACAAATTTGTTTCTGTTGTATCGGTATCATTGTTTTCAATTGATCTTCTGGAAGCAGCAGTCTTTCTGTAATTTTTTCAATTAATCTAGATGAACACTTGCAACGAATCAAAACAAATGCTTATAGTTTGAAGGTTGCAAGAATTTGTTCTTTGTAGTATATTCATTTCTTCATGATAAATGGGGATTTTTTAGTGAGGCCTCGTTCTAAGACCTTCCATAAACAAGCAAAGACACCAATCAACATCATCCCTACCCTTTTCCTTATTATAAAACAAAGTGAAAAGAAGcattacaagaaaaaaaaaagatacagAAGATAAATGACAGGAAATACAAGTACGCAGAACTACAGAAGGAAACTGGAGCTGCATGTTCTAAACTTTGAATCCTCACTTCCCCAAATGCCTGATATTCATTTGATATCTCAAGTCAACAATGCTTTTCATGGTCATGAACAATATGGCATtatgaaacaaacaaaacaatatATCAGAAAAGGAGAATGCACAAATTTAAGGTAATCTGATAGTGGCAGGAGACCAATAATATGTGCATCATAGATTCATAGTAAAACAGTAGAAAAGTTGAAACTTACGTCTGAAGATTTGGTCCATGCGACTGAGGGAAGCGGGAAGCGACTACAAGTGTTGCCAACTTGGTTCTGTTTCGGCCAGATCCCAAAATGGTATGATTCAGTCATTTCGTCGAACAGTTGATGTGCACCAACTAGAAAAAATATGGGACAAAATCTCTATCCATGTACCTTACAAACAACGCCAGAGGCCACAAACGTTAGTAACTTTCGAATAAACCCTAGCACATATGGTTGAGATTGATTCTATTCTATATACAAGTGTATGAAAATTTCTCTTAAGAAATAACGATAACAAATTGGTCATATTGCACTAGATTCCAACTACTTCCCAACTGTTCTACctaaaagaaatattatttctcatataGATGGCCTCAAAGTTAGAGTTCGATAACTTCAATGCCTCATTTCTAGAAGCAATCTGGCATAAACACCCTGTTGATTGCATGCAAGTCTCAGACTTTAGTGGGTAAAGCAACAACCTTTGAACTCAGAACCAAGAAAAATTTAATCTTAAAGCACTTTTTAACcacaaatatgaaaaaaaagggACTGTTTTGACTCATTTGACCTTCTCTTTGAATATATGACAGTGCAAATTGGTTTCAACagagcaaaaccccccaactTCAGTTCTGTCTTTCAActttcaattttgaaaacaatGTCAGCAGCCACTTCAAGTTCCCTCTTGTCTTTCACTCCTACTCAATCTCTGCTTCAACCCAGAaagcttcttcttcaatctCCAGCCTCTCTTTCCTTCTCAGCCTCTCCTCTCCCCTCTCTCAAATCCAACCGTCAGACCAATCTCATTGTTTGCTGTTCTTCTCAAGAAGATGCCCCCAAAGACACCCCAATTGAATTGAGTAAGCACATTTCTGAATTTTTGGCTTAACTTTCATTGCTTTTGTATGTTTTATCAAACCATGCAAGTGAGGCTAATCTGATCTGGACCTTATCTCAGGATTCCCAGCTTTTCCTACTGTGATTGATATCAATCAGATACGTGAAATCTTGCCTCATAGGTGAGTAGTTTTTGTTTCTGaggtgtttttggtttgtgggtaTTGGATATTTTTATTGATTGTTTGTAAAGTTTTGAGCTTTATGGGTTTTGGGGTTTTGGGTGTAATGCAggtttccatttcttttgGTGGATAGAGTGATTGAGTACAACCCAGGTGTTTCAGCTGTTGCTATTAAGAATGTTACGATTAATGACAACTTTTTCCCTGGCCATTTCCCGGAGAGGCCTATTATGCCTGGTGTTCTCATGGTTGAGGTATTACTGCTTAATCCACATAAACTCTTGTGCATTTTGCTTATTTACATGTTGAATTAAATATACTGTGAGCTTGTGCATAAATTAATCAAAAGCATTGAACATAAAGCACAATGTCTTTTGATAGGAAATAAGGATATTGATAACATGAAAATATAGAGCACAGAGTACAAAGAATCTCTCATTGAAAGATATCATAGGACCTATTATTAAGATCTGCATGTAAATTGGAGTACTAATCCCATAAGCTATGTAGCACCGTGTTTGTTATGTTTGTTCATTGGATGGCTGATTTCGGCCTATCCATGTTGATTTCTTGAATTGAAATTTATTGGTGTACTTGTTTTG
This genomic interval from Argentina anserina chromosome 1, drPotAnse1.1, whole genome shotgun sequence contains the following:
- the LOC126802030 gene encoding LOW QUALITY PROTEIN: probable glucan 1,3-beta-glucosidase A (The sequence of the model RefSeq protein was modified relative to this genomic sequence to represent the inferred CDS: deleted 3 bases in 2 codons), which translates into the protein MKLWRRNADSFNFRVSNKRFVGLHVTPGKQQDSSKETYLDHWNSYITEEDFRFMSSNGLNAVELRIPVGWWIKYDQTPPKPFVGGSLQALENAFTWAQNTGMKVIIDLHAVNGSQSGNGHSGTRDGFQEWGDEHIDETVEVIDFCTCRFANHPALAAIELLNEPRTPGVTLDSENLKRYYRAGYAAVRKYDQNAYVILSNRLGSPSDPTELLQFAQSFKNVVIDVHY
- the LOC126795880 gene encoding uncharacterized protein LOC126795880, encoding MSAATSSSLLSFTPTQSLLQPRKLLLQSPASLSFSASPLPSLKSNRQTNLIVCCSSQEDAPKDTPIELRFPAFPTVIDINQIREILPHRFPFLLVDRVIEYNPGVSAVAIKNVTINDNFFPGHFPERPIMPGVLMVEAMAQVGGIVMLQPEVGGSRDSFFFAGIDKVRFRKPVVAGDTLVMRMTLTKFQKRFGIAKMDGKAYVGGEVVCEGEFLMASGSGTA